The following proteins are encoded in a genomic region of Rattus rattus isolate New Zealand chromosome 2, Rrattus_CSIRO_v1, whole genome shotgun sequence:
- the Stard5 gene encoding stAR-related lipid transfer protein 5 encodes MDLSWATQESEAVAEKVLRYRRDASGWKKCREGNGVSISWRPSEEFPGNLYRGEGILCGTPEEVWDCVKPVAGGLREKWDDNVNSFEIVQSITDTLCVSRTSTPSAAMKLISPRDFVDLVLVKKYEDGTISSNATHVEHPLCPPKPGFVRGFNHPCGCFCEPLPGEPNKTHLVTFFQTDLNGYLPQSVVDSFFPRSMAEFYPNLQKAVRKFHH; translated from the exons ATGGATCTGTCCTGGGCCACGCAAGAGAGTGAGGCGGTGGCAGAGAAGGTGCTCCGGTACCGGCGGGACGCGTCGGGCTGGAAGAAGTGCCGGGAAGGC AATGGAGTTTCAATTTCCTGGAGGCCATCTGAGGAGTTTCCAGGGAATCT GTACCGGGGAGAAGGGATTCTGTGTGGGACACCAGAAGAGGTGTGGGATTGTGTAAAGCCAGTTGCTGGGGGTCTTCGGGAGAAGTGGGATGACAATGTGAACAGCTTTGAAATTGTCCAAAGCATCACGGAT ACGCTGTGTGTGAGCAGAACCTCCACGCCCTCAGCTGCCATGAAGCTGATTTCGCCCAGGGACTTTGTGGACTTGGTGCTAGTGAAAAAGTATGAGGATGGCACCATCAGCTCCAATG CTACCCACGTGGAGCATCCATTGTGTCCGCCAAAGCCCGGTTTTGTGAGAGGATTTAACCATCCATGTGGGTGCTTCTGTGAACCACTGCCAGG GGAGCCCAACAAAACCCACCTGGTCACATTCTTCCAGACAGACCTGAATGGCTACCTTCCTCAGAGTGTGGTGGACTCCTTCTTCCCTCGCAGCATGGCTGAGTTCTACCCCAACCTTCAGAAGGCCGTGAGGAAGTTCCATCACTGA